A portion of the Symphalangus syndactylus isolate Jambi chromosome 13, NHGRI_mSymSyn1-v2.1_pri, whole genome shotgun sequence genome contains these proteins:
- the LOC129460257 gene encoding LOW QUALITY PROTEIN: phosphatidylinositol N-acetylglucosaminyltransferase subunit A-like (The sequence of the model RefSeq protein was modified relative to this genomic sequence to represent the inferred CDS: deleted 1 base in 1 codon; substituted 1 base at 1 genomic stop codon) produces MTISHVLDIAEVVTHRDFCLLSYNVNISLRNDIEEMKTVNHLKDLIFKSIECSKIEACNIAISLNWEMIQGRLWRNRIWTGRGESGKEVQEEHSWISKCENLEVKAWHSEGSLTSSLRLKCKSQETGLVGILQTFVSLVKEFGLYPENTGQPLRVLAGCVLAAAAVGPDTGGHGTRCVVYKGEGGHGQPPSATLSRVSPGSLYTHKTRTHNVCMASDFFYPNMGGVESHIYQLPQCLIGRGHKVIIVIRAYGNRKGIHYLTNDLKVYYLPLKVMYNQSMARTLFHSLPLLKYIFVQETVTIIHSHSSFSAMAHDVLFHAKTMGLQTVLTDHSLSGFAKARSVLTNKLLTVSVCDTRHIICISYTSKENTILRAALIPEIVSVIPNAVDPTDFTPDPFRRHDSITIVVSRLVYRKGTNLLSGIIPKLCQKYSDLNFIIGGEGPKRIILQEVLERYRLHDRVHLLGALQHKNIRSVLVQGRIFLNTSLTEAFCMAIVEAASCGLQLLSTRVGGIPEVFPENLTILXETSVKSLCEGLEKAIFQLKSGALLAPENIHNIVKTFYTWRNVVARTEKVYDRISVESVLPTDKQLDRLISHCGPVTVYIFALLSVFNFLFLIFLRWMTPGSIIDTGIDATGPRGAWTHICSHSKRGGENIKISKTRNKREPTLMYEVCHPKASCYPVRLILAVRTQGLSVLKGADRIVLCLQPPRESSFPFPVSTDTCIFLGSLLHLYSLQRSTSDLSLMLFHHDFSSCLFAAVLTSPSAAHLTCKYLDRNHCTYFTWNMLGERQNYVSIQVISHKKEMVVSHFTDQNSEKLTTPKSYSQYFRELEFKSDVFNTFYYPTAVFMLQLLKLLSDYVELHFNRSSFFAAFLKNGLGSFLLPRSGSLLRTKDYLC; encoded by the exons ATGACCATCAGTCATGTGCTGGATATTGCTGAAGTGGTGACTCATAGAGACTTCTGCTTACTGTCATACAACGTAAACATTTCTCTAAGAAA TGACATAGAAGAAATGAAGACTGTTAACCACCTTAaggatcttatttttaaaagtatagagTGCAGCAAAATAGAAGCATGTAATATTGCTATATCCCTAAATTGGGAGATGATTCAGGGAAGACTCTGGAGGAATAGAATCTGGACAGGTAGGGGTGAGTCTGGAAAAGAGGTGCAAGAAGAGCATAGCTGGATCAGCAAGTGCGAAAACCTAGAGGTGAAAGCATGGCACTCAGAAGGATCTTTAACAAGTTCACTAAGGCTGAAGTGTAAGAGTCAAGAGACAGGGCTGGTGGGGATCCTACAAACCTTTGTTAGCTTGGTTAAGGAGTTTGGGCTTTATCCTGAAAACACTGGACAACCATTAAGGGTTTTAGCAGG ATGTGTATTGGCGGCAGCCGCGGTAGGTCCAGACACAGGTGGCCATGGAACTCGCTG CGTGGTATATAAAGGAGAAGGTGGGCATGGCCAGCCTCCCTCAGCTACACTCTCTCGGGTTAGCCCTGGAAGTCTTTACACACATAAAACCCGTACCCATAATGTATGTATGGCATCTGACTTTTTCTACCCAAATATGGGAGGTGTGGAAAGCCACATTTACCAGCTGCCTCAGTGCCTGATTGGAAGAGGGCATAAGGTTATAATTGTCATCCGTGCTTATGGAAATCGAAAAGGCATCCATTACCTCACTAATGACCTCAAAGTCTATTACTTGCCTCTGAAAGTCATGTATAACCAGTCTATGGCCAGGACCCTCTTTCACAGTCTGCCATTGCTCAAGTACATATTTGTTCAGGAGACAGTCACAATAATCCATTCACATAGTTCATTTTCTGCCATGGCCCATGATGTTCTCTTCCATGCCAAGACAATGGGGCTTCAAACAGTCTTAACAGACCATTCCCTTTCTGGATTTGCTAAGGCCCGCTCAGTGCTTA caaaCAAACTTCTAACTGTGTCTGTTTGTGACACAAGGCatatcatttgcatttcttataCTAGTAAGGAAAATACCATACTACGAGCAGCACTGATTCCTGAAATAGTGTCTGTCATTCCTAATGCTGTAGATCCCACTGACTTCACTCCAGACCCATTTAGAAGGCATGATAGTATAACTATTGTTGTCAGCAGACTTGTTTACAGAAAAGGAACCAATTTGCTTAGTGGTATTATACCCAAACTC TGTCAGAAATATTCAGATTTAAATTTCATAATTGGAGGAGAGGGACCAAAGAGAATCATTTTGCAAGAAGTTCTGGAAAGATACCGGTTGCACGACAGGGTGCATCTTTTGGGAGCTTTACAACACAAGAATATTAGGAGCGTCTTAGTTCAAGGACGTATTTTTCTTAATACCTCCCTTACTGAAGCATTCTGCATGGCAATCGTGGAAGCAGCCAGCTGTGGTTTACAGCTTCTAAGTACCAGGGTTGGTGGAATTCCTGAGGTGTTTCCAGAAAATCTTACTATTTTATGAGAAACTTCAGTAAAATCTTTGTGTGAGGGATTGGAAAAAGCTATTTTCCAACTGAAGTCAGGGGCATTGCTGGCTCCAGAAAATATCCATAACATAGTAAAGACTTTCTACACCTGGAGGAATGTTGTGGCGAGAACTGAAAAAGTGTATGACCGAATATCGGTGGAATCTGTGTTGCCAACGGACAAACAACTGGACAGACTTATTTCTCACTGTGGACCAGTAACAGTCTACATCTTTGCTTTGTTGTCTGTTTTCAacttcctcttcctcattttcttgagATGGATGACTCCAGGTTCTATCATTGATACTGGAATAGATGCCACTGGGCCAAGGGGTGCCTGGACTCATATATGTTCTCACAGTAAAAGAGGGGGTGAGAATATTAAGATATCTAAAACCAGGAATAAGAGAGAGCCTACACT AATGTATGAGGTGTGCCATCCCAAAGCCAGCTGCTATCCTGTCCGTTTAAT TTTAGCAGTCAGAACTCAGGGTCTTTCAGTGCTAAAAGGTGCTGACAGGATTGTGCTGTGTTTGCAGCCTCCAAGGGagagttcttttcctttcccaGTTTCCACTGACACCTGCATATTCCTTGGCTCCCTCCTCCATCTTTACAGCCTGCAGCGTAGCACCTCAGATCTCTCTTTGATGCTCTTCCATCATGACTTCTCCTCCTGTCTCTTTGCAGCTGTCCTCACATCACCTTCA GCAGCTCACTTGACCTGCAAGTACCTTGACCGTAATCACTGTACATATTTTACCTGGAACATGTTGGGTGAGAGGCAAAATTATGTATCAATTCAGGtcat caGCCATAAGAAGGAAATGGTcgtatctcattttacagatcagaactcaGAGAAGTTAACTACTCCAAAGTCATATAGCCAGTATTTTCGGGAGCTGGAATTCAAATCAGATGTGTTCAATACCTTCTACTACCCCACTGCTGTCTTTATG CTCCAACTGTTAAAGCTCTTGTCTGATTATGTGGAACTCCATTTTAATAGGAGCAGCTTCTttgctgcatttttaaaaaatggtctcGGAAGCTTCTTACTTCCGAGAAGTGGATCTTTGTTGCGGACAAAGGATTATTTATGCTAA